GCACCGCGTTCAGCCCGCCAAAGGCAAAGGCGTTCGACAGCACCACATCCACCTGCGCATCGCGGGCTTCGTTCGGCACCACGTCCAGCGCGCATTCCGGGTCAGGTTCGTCGAAACCGATCGTGGGGGCGATCACCCCGTCGCGCAGCGCCATGATGCAGGCCAGCAATTCGACTGCGCCGGTGCCTCCGATCAGATGGCCATGCATCGACTTGGTCGAGGAAATCATCAGGCTGTCCGCATGTGGCCCGAACACGTCGGCCACGGCCGCGCATTCGGTCTTGTCATTGGCGGCGGTGCCGGTGCCATGGGCATTGATATAGCCGACCTCGGCCGCATCGACACGCGCATCGGCCAGCGCGCCCGACATCGCCCGCGCTGCGCCCTGTTTCGACGGCATCACGATATCGGCGGCATCCGATGACATGGCGAACCCGATCACCTCGCACAGTATCTCGGCGCCGCGCGCGCGCGCATGTTCATACTCCTCGAACACGAACACGCCGGCCCCTTCGCCCTGCACCATGCCGTTGCGGTTGGCCGAGAACGGCCGGCACGCATCGCGGGACATGACCCGCAGGCCCTCCCACGCCTTCACCCCGCCGAAACACAGCATCGATTCAGATCCGCCGGTGATCATCACCGGGGCGAGCCCGCCGCGCACCATGTGAAAGGCCTGCCCCATCGCATGGTTCGACGACGCGCAGGCGGTCGAAACGGTAAAGCCCGGACCCTTCAGGTTGTATTCCATCGACACATGGGACGCGGCGGCGTTGTTCATCAGTTTGGGCACGACAAAGGGATGCACGCGGTTCTTGCCGTCCTCATAGACGGACCGGTAATTGTCGTCCCAGGTGCTGACCCCGCCGCCGGCAGTGCCCAGCACCACGCCAGAGCGCGCCGACAACTCGCCCGAGAACTCGATCCCGGCCTGCGCGATCGCCTCGCGGGCCGCGGTGAGGGTGAACTGGGTGAACCGGTCATAAAGGCTCATCTGCTGGCGATTGAACCGGCCCTCGGCCTCGAACCCCCGC
This is a stretch of genomic DNA from Pukyongiella litopenaei. It encodes these proteins:
- a CDS encoding beta-ketoacyl-[acyl-carrier-protein] synthase family protein produces the protein MRRVVITGAGTINALGHSVPETLEAMRQGRCGIGPLEFRDVDRLAIQIGGQVRGFEAEGRFNRQQMSLYDRFTQFTLTAAREAIAQAGIEFSGELSARSGVVLGTAGGGVSTWDDNYRSVYEDGKNRVHPFVVPKLMNNAAASHVSMEYNLKGPGFTVSTACASSNHAMGQAFHMVRGGLAPVMITGGSESMLCFGGVKAWEGLRVMSRDACRPFSANRNGMVQGEGAGVFVFEEYEHARARGAEILCEVIGFAMSSDAADIVMPSKQGAARAMSGALADARVDAAEVGYINAHGTGTAANDKTECAAVADVFGPHADSLMISSTKSMHGHLIGGTGAVELLACIMALRDGVIAPTIGFDEPDPECALDVVPNEARDAQVDVVLSNAFAFGGLNAVLALRKV